From Arachis stenosperma cultivar V10309 chromosome 2, arast.V10309.gnm1.PFL2, whole genome shotgun sequence, one genomic window encodes:
- the LOC130960983 gene encoding uncharacterized protein LOC130960983, protein MKSQVPTNLEPLVNDIKKFYEDVLNYFPSIQEVFGNHQRLIESKNRLQDKLETSKSRQAHFYASISKGKERINEMSKEINDLELKLKALYVKKDKLESTVKLCEVETLNINMKAATWVTEREEVERTLQDSESAFRNAESSKQNYERKLTELKSALGNIKH, encoded by the coding sequence ATGAAGTCACAAGTCCCTACAAATCTTGAGCCTTTGGTTAATGATATTAAGAAATTCTATGAAGATGTCCTCAATTATTTCCCGTCTATTCAAGAAGTCTTTGGCAATCATCAAAGGTTAATTGAATCCAAGAATCGACTTCAAGACAAGTTAGAAACATCTAAATCCAGGCAGGCTCACTTTTATGCTTCAATTTCTAAAGGGAAAGAAAGGATCAATGAGATGTCAAAGGAAATCAATGACTTGGAGCTGAAACTGAAAGCCCTGTATGTGAAGAAGGACAAGTTAGAATCCACTGTGAAACTTTGTGAGGTTGAAACTCTCAACATCAATATGAAGGCTGCCACTTGGGTGACAGAAAGGGAAGAGGTCGAGAGAACTCTCCAAGATTCAGAGTCTGCCTTCAGAAATGCTGAATCATCGAAACAGAATTATGAGAGGAAGCTAACTGAATTGAAAAGCGCTCTTGGCAACATTAAACATTAG